Proteins from a single region of Dyadobacter fanqingshengii:
- the sufD gene encoding Fe-S cluster assembly protein SufD, whose amino-acid sequence MSTETIDLKTRLIADFHARESVMNGEASSAFHQKKRAALAEFNTLGFPTPRNEEWKYSNVKDLISVSYNFNAESSLGLADLEDLKIPAQDANIIYFVNGHYHAALSRIISSQDQIIISSLSEAYKSNPSLVNSYFNELVKDQDDAFTSLNTAFAQDGIFIHIPDNKTVEHPVILRFVSDARLENVGSQPRNIIAVGRNGHVKLAEAFRTLGTARSFTNSVTEIYVGEEAGVEYYKVQNESDNAYHVGTTQVRMLDRSQFYAGTVTLNGRFTRNNLNIILDGERCEAHMYGLYFPDGTQHVDNHTVADHRKPNSESNELYKGILRDKSKGVFNGKIFVREDAQKTNAFQSCKNIVLSTEATMNTKPQLEIFADDVKCSHGTTTGQIDEEALFYMRSRGISRSEAMSLLMFAFCADVVSQIKIDSIREYLENVIAQKLASK is encoded by the coding sequence ATGAGTACCGAAACAATAGATTTGAAAACCAGGCTGATCGCGGACTTCCACGCCCGCGAATCCGTAATGAATGGTGAGGCTTCATCGGCTTTTCACCAGAAAAAACGAGCAGCATTGGCTGAATTTAATACGTTGGGTTTCCCAACACCCAGAAACGAGGAGTGGAAATATTCCAATGTAAAAGACCTGATCAGCGTTTCTTATAATTTTAATGCCGAAAGCTCGCTTGGACTGGCGGATCTTGAAGATTTGAAAATTCCGGCACAAGATGCGAATATCATCTATTTTGTAAATGGACATTATCACGCAGCGCTTTCCCGCATCATTTCTTCGCAGGATCAGATCATAATCAGCTCGCTTTCAGAAGCATATAAAAGCAATCCTTCTTTGGTCAATTCTTATTTCAATGAGTTGGTTAAAGATCAGGACGATGCGTTTACTTCCCTGAACACAGCCTTTGCACAAGACGGGATTTTTATTCATATTCCTGATAACAAGACAGTTGAACATCCCGTAATCCTTCGCTTTGTAAGTGATGCGCGATTGGAAAATGTGGGAAGTCAGCCGAGAAATATCATTGCGGTTGGCCGTAACGGACATGTGAAACTGGCCGAAGCATTCCGGACTTTGGGAACGGCGCGTTCTTTTACCAATTCTGTTACAGAAATATATGTTGGCGAAGAAGCGGGTGTTGAATATTACAAAGTGCAGAACGAAAGTGATAATGCTTACCACGTAGGCACCACGCAGGTTCGCATGCTGGATCGTTCGCAGTTTTATGCGGGAACAGTTACGCTTAACGGGCGTTTTACACGTAACAACCTGAACATTATCCTGGACGGAGAGCGTTGCGAAGCGCATATGTACGGACTTTATTTCCCTGACGGAACGCAGCATGTTGATAACCATACTGTTGCAGATCACCGTAAACCCAATTCAGAAAGCAATGAATTGTATAAGGGGATTTTAAGAGATAAATCAAAAGGCGTATTCAACGGAAAGATATTTGTTCGTGAGGACGCGCAGAAAACCAATGCTTTTCAGTCGTGTAAGAACATTGTGCTTTCGACCGAAGCGACGATGAATACCAAGCCGCAATTGGAAATCTTTGCCGACGACGTGAAATGTTCGCATGGAACTACAACCGGCCAGATCGACGAGGAAGCGCTTTTTTACATGCGCTCACGTGGAATTTCGAGATCGGAAGCTATGTCTTTGTTAATGTTCGCATTTTGCGCCGATGTAGTTTCTCAGATCAAAATTGATTCGATCCGTGAATATCTTGAAAACGTAATTGCCCAGAAACTAGCTTCAAAATAA